Proteins encoded by one window of Candidatus Bipolaricaulota bacterium:
- a CDS encoding aspartate/glutamate racemase family protein, translating into MKRIGILGGVSPESTVSYYLRITREYTRRFGDYGYPEILIHSVSFQRFVDWQQTGNWDAMARAMTRIFHTLHTAGAQIGLIAANTLHRVFDEVERESPLPLIHIVDPTAAAIKEAGLSRVGLLGTRYTMEGKFYQDRLASHGIKSIVPEEDERAELHRIIYDELTRGILNDGAKRFCLSVIERLISRGAEGIILGCTEIPLLIRQDDVPVPVFDTAALHADAALREAINWNN; encoded by the coding sequence GTGAAGCGGATTGGGATCCTCGGCGGGGTCAGCCCGGAGTCGACAGTCAGCTACTACTTGCGCATTACGCGCGAGTACACCCGCCGGTTCGGAGACTACGGTTATCCCGAGATCCTGATCCACAGCGTCTCGTTTCAGCGGTTTGTCGATTGGCAACAAACCGGGAATTGGGATGCAATGGCTCGGGCGATGACCCGGATATTTCACACCCTGCACACCGCTGGAGCGCAGATCGGGCTGATCGCGGCGAATACACTCCACCGCGTATTCGACGAGGTCGAACGGGAATCCCCGCTTCCCTTGATCCATATCGTCGATCCGACTGCGGCCGCAATCAAGGAGGCAGGGCTATCCCGCGTCGGCCTCCTCGGCACCCGCTACACGATGGAGGGGAAGTTCTACCAGGACCGCCTTGCATCGCACGGGATCAAGTCGATCGTCCCGGAGGAAGACGAACGGGCCGAACTCCATCGGATCATCTACGACGAGCTGACCCGCGGGATCTTGAACGACGGGGCAAAGCGATTCTGCCTATCAGTAATAGAAAGACTGATCTCCCGCGGCGCGGAGGGGATCATCCTCGGCTGCACCGAGATCCCGCTTCTGATCAGGCAGGATGACGTTCCCGTCCCCGTCTTCGACACCGCTGCCCTCCACGCCGATGCCGCTCTGCGGGAAGCGATAAACTGGAACAACTAA
- a CDS encoding MFS transporter — translation MGRSGSIWRNRNFILVWGGQSVSLFGSQLTYIALLWWVLEKTGSAAVLANVAIATALPSVFIGPIAGAVIDRIDRRRVMIGMNLANGLIIGTAATLLVLGRLELWEVYLFSLLRATATLFHQPALQASIPNLVPADQLTRANSLYQIAASSAGIAGPAIGGVLVGFCGSGATMWIDAATFLLAGVSLLFASFPSPHSALPAGIRPMIADIGEGIRFIFRRHTLLYIIFLFGVVNFFLAPMNVLLPVMAKDVLHAGAKGFGLLATAISVGMLVGGLLTASVKRVSRPGLGIIWGVVTIGGALLLFSLSRHMILSMGTLVIVGAAAALTNVLSVVIFQTHAPNEMQGRVFAADQAVSSSLEPIALATIGGLLTLFTAPLLILAGGVAVGIAGLSGYFIPGMRKL, via the coding sequence ATGGGGAGATCGGGGTCGATCTGGCGTAACCGAAACTTTATCCTGGTGTGGGGCGGGCAGAGTGTATCGCTCTTCGGAAGCCAACTCACCTATATCGCGTTGCTGTGGTGGGTGTTGGAAAAGACCGGGTCGGCGGCGGTGCTGGCGAACGTTGCCATCGCCACTGCTCTCCCCAGTGTCTTCATCGGCCCGATCGCCGGTGCGGTGATCGACCGGATCGACCGGCGCCGGGTGATGATCGGGATGAACCTGGCAAACGGACTGATCATCGGGACGGCAGCGACCCTTCTCGTCCTCGGGCGTCTGGAGCTGTGGGAGGTCTACCTGTTCTCCCTGTTGCGGGCAACCGCCACCCTCTTTCATCAACCGGCACTGCAGGCATCGATCCCCAATCTGGTGCCGGCCGATCAATTGACGCGTGCCAACTCCCTCTACCAAATCGCGGCAAGCAGCGCCGGGATCGCCGGCCCGGCGATCGGAGGGGTCTTGGTCGGATTCTGCGGGAGCGGCGCGACGATGTGGATCGACGCGGCCACCTTTCTCCTCGCCGGTGTCTCCCTCCTGTTCGCTTCCTTCCCCTCCCCACATTCTGCGCTTCCAGCCGGGATCAGGCCGATGATCGCCGATATCGGCGAAGGCATCCGGTTCATATTCCGGAGACACACCCTGCTCTACATCATCTTCCTGTTCGGGGTGGTCAACTTCTTCCTCGCCCCGATGAACGTGTTGCTTCCGGTCATGGCCAAGGACGTGCTGCACGCTGGCGCCAAGGGGTTCGGGCTCTTGGCGACGGCAATCTCGGTGGGGATGCTGGTAGGGGGGCTACTGACCGCGTCGGTGAAGCGGGTCTCCCGACCCGGGCTCGGGATCATCTGGGGGGTCGTGACCATCGGCGGAGCGCTGTTGCTCTTCAGTCTCTCCCGCCACATGATCCTGTCGATGGGGACGTTGGTCATCGTGGGAGCGGCGGCGGCGCTGACCAACGTCCTCAGCGTCGTCATATTTCAGACCCACGCCCCGAACGAGATGCAGGGACGGGTGTTCGCCGCCGACCAGGCCGTATCGAGCAGTCTGGAACCCATCGCTCTCGCCACTATCGGCGGCCTCCTCACCCTGTTCACTGCTCCGCTTCTCATTCTCGCCGGTGGTGTCGCCGTGGGGATCGCAGGCCTGAGCGGTTATTTTATTCCCGGGATGCGAAAGCTATAG